A genome region from Carya illinoinensis cultivar Pawnee chromosome 2, C.illinoinensisPawnee_v1, whole genome shotgun sequence includes the following:
- the LOC122300719 gene encoding 40S ribosomal protein S15-like yields MADVETDVAAPGQPKKRTFKKFSFRGVDLDALLDMSTDELVKLFHARARRRFQRGLKRKPMALIKKLRKAKREAPPGEKPEPVRTHLRNMIIVPEMIGSIIGVYNGKTFNQVEIKPEMIGHYLAEFSISYKPVKHGRPGIGATHSSRFIPLK; encoded by the exons ATG GCTGACGTTGAGACCGATGTGGCGGCGCCGGGGCAGCCGAAGAAGAGGACGTTCAAGAAGTTCAGCTTCAGAGGGGTTGATTTGGACGCTCTCCTTGACATGTCTACCGATGAGCTCGTTAAGCTTTTCCATGCCCGTGCTCGCAGGAG GTTTCAGAGGGGATTGAAGCGGAAGCCAATGGCCCTGATTAAGAAGCTTCGTAAAGCG AAAAGGGAGGCCCCACCTGGCGAGAAGCCAGAACCTGTTCGAACCCACCTCCGCAACATGATCATAGTACCTGAAATGATTGGAAGCATTATTGGGGTCTACAATGGCAAGACCTTCAATCAGGTTGAAATCAAGCCTGAAATGATTGGGCATTACCTGGCCGAATTCTCAATCAGCTATAAGCCTGTCAAGCATGGTAGACCTGGTATTGGTGCCACCCATTCTTCAAGGTTCATTCCTTTGAAGTGA